A region from the Halogeometricum sp. S3BR5-2 genome encodes:
- a CDS encoding SelT/SelW/SelH family protein, producing the protein MTAIEIEYCVPCGLLEPAIETQTRLLTEFGQDLDGVTLSPGHGGVFVVTADGETIWDKEVHGADLDLNLIVEAINDQLPAET; encoded by the coding sequence ATGACCGCAATCGAAATCGAATACTGCGTGCCGTGTGGATTGCTCGAGCCCGCGATTGAAACCCAGACGCGGCTTCTAACCGAGTTTGGTCAGGATCTGGACGGGGTCACCCTCTCCCCTGGCCACGGTGGGGTATTCGTCGTGACCGCCGATGGCGAGACGATCTGGGACAAAGAGGTGCATGGAGCTGACCTTGACCTGAACCTCATCGTCGAGGCGATCAACGACCAGCTCCCAGCAGAAACCTAA
- a CDS encoding glutathione S-transferase N-terminal domain-containing protein: MLELYQAEGCGYSKKVREALTEFGVSYVIHNPRTAAGETRNEQTHDELRTLGGQDQIPFLVDHQRGVTMYESGDIVDYLEEHYA, from the coding sequence ATGCTCGAACTCTACCAAGCAGAGGGCTGTGGGTACTCGAAAAAAGTCCGTGAAGCGTTGACCGAGTTCGGTGTCTCGTACGTCATTCACAATCCCCGAACCGCTGCGGGTGAGACGCGAAACGAACAGACTCACGACGAACTCCGAACGCTAGGTGGACAGGATCAGATTCCGTTCTTGGTTGACCATCAGCGTGGCGTCACGATGTACGAAAGCGGCGATATCGTCGACTATCTGGAGGAACACTACGCATGA